The genomic window GTACATAACCTAACTCTATCAATGTATTTATTAAGTCTCTAATAAATTTACTATTATAATCTTTCATTATTCCATATGTAGTTAGTCTATCTAATCTATATTGTATTATTTTAGGACCTTTAAATCCTCGTAATATATCTATTAATACAGAAATACCATATTGTTCTCTTGTTCTATACACACATGATAATATCATTTGAGCCTCTATGGTAAGGTCTCTAAGGTCATCATTATTTAAACAATTTCTACAGTTACTACAATAATTTAATGGTTTCTTTTCACCAAAATAATTTAATATAAAGCTTCTATAACATTCCTGTGTTTCACAAAAGTCAACCATTTTTTGAAGCTTTTTTATTTCTATTTCTTTTCTACTATTGCCTATGGTTGTGTATATTAAATACTCTAATGTTCTAATATCTGATCTATTATATAAAAGGATACATTCCGTTTTTTCACCATCTCTTCCGCCTCTACCTATTTCTTGATAGTAACTTTCTATATTTTTACAAAGAGTAAAGTGAATTATATATCTTACATTAGATTTATCTATTCCCATTCCAAAAGCATTAGTTGCAATCATTACTTGAAAATTATCTCTTAGAAACTCTTCTTGATAGTAATTTTTTTCATTATCACTTAAGCCACCATGATATTTAGCTACTTCAATTCCTCTTTCTTTTAAATAATAATATAAAGCATCTACTTCTTTTCGTGTAACACAATATACTATCCCCGCTTGTTCTTCTCGTTCTCTTATAAAGTCTTTAACAAATTCAGCCTTATCTTCTTCTTTATATACTGATATAGCTAAATTTTCTCTGTCAAAACTTCCTGAATACATATAATAATTATTAAGTTCTAAAAGGTTAATAACATCTTTCCTTACCTCTTCTGTTGCAGTTGCTGTAAAAGCAGTAACTATAGGTCTTCTATTTAAACTATTAATAAATGGTGCTATACCTCTATAACTTTTTCTAAAATCATGTCCCCACATAGAAACACAATGTGCTTCATCTATTGCTACTTGACTTATATTTAATTTTCTTAACATCTTATTAAAATATTCACTTTCAAGTCTTTCTGGAGAAATATATAAAAGCTTAACCTGATTTTTATAACATCTTCTAAGAATATCTTTAATTTCATCCATGGATTGCGTACTATTTATATATTCTGCTGATATTCCATTATCATTAATGCTGTCAACCTGATCTTTCATTAATGATATAAGAGGAGATATTACTAATGTTATGCCACTTAATATTACAGAAGGAATTTGATAACATAATGACTTTCCTCCTCCTGTTGGCATAATACAAAAACAATCTATTCCTCTTAAAATACTAGATATAATCTCCAATTGACCTTCTCTAAAGGATGTATAGCCAAAATATTTTTTTAATATATCTATTAGAGTGTGCATAAGTAAACTCTCCTTTTATATCTCTTTACCCTAATATGTATAAGTATTTCTTCCACATTTTTTAGATACATATAATTTTTCATCTGTTGCTTTAAGTAAACTCATAATCTCATCTTTACTATGTAAAGTACTACTTTCTATTCCAACACTTATAGTTATTCTATCACTTACTTTTGAATATGAATGCTTTATGTTTAAATCATTTAGTTTTTCCATTAATTCTTTTATTTTTTCTATTACGTTATCTTTAGGTTCTTTAGAGATAATACTAAATTCTTCCCCACCAAATCTACATGTTATTTCATCATGAAATACCGCTCTAATAATATCTGCAACTTGCTTTAAAACTTTGTCGCCTTCTATATGTCCGTAATTATCATTATATTCTTTAAAACAATCAACATCAAGCATGATAAATGTAATTGATTTTCCATTTATCATGTATTCTAATTCTTGAAACAGAAATCTCTTATTAGCTAATCCTGTTAATTCATCTGTAAGGCTTAAAGTTTCAAGTTCACTATTTAAAATATTTATTTTTCTATTTTTATTATAAATAATATAAAAAGCAACTAAAAATATTCCTGTAATTAGAAGCATAATACTAGAACCTACTCTTAATTTATTTAAATGTTTTGATATAGAATCATTTTTTATTTTGCTAATTATATAATCTGTATTAATATTTAAATTTGACTTATTTTTAAAATCTATAGCTTTAACATTCTTATCTAAATACTCTATAGCGGTTTCCTCATCATTATTTTCTTTACTAATTTCTATTACTGATTTTGTAATTAAATTATATACTCTAAAATTTATTCCTATATCAGAAACTCTTTCATGAAGGTTTTTATATGCCTTTAACACCTCTTCGTAAGGGGTACCTTTTTTATACATTATACCTATTTCAATATTATCTGTAATTAAATCTAATCCGTTATGTATATATGATTCAGTATAACTTGCTATTTCTTTAGCCTTATTTATATAATCTTCAGCTACTTCAATATTTCCTTCTTTTAAATTTAAATTTGCATAAGAATTATAAACACCTTTTAAAATGTTTTTTTTATTTAATCCAACTATATTAGATGATTTTTTTAAAATTTTATCATTAATAGCATAAGCTTTATCATACATACCAAGTTCTTCGTAACATGCTGAACTATACATAAGAGTTGTTAATTCATCACTTAAGTCCAAAACCTCTGCCTCTTTTAATACTTTTTCATAGATGTTTATAGCATCTTCATACTTTTCTTGTAGATAATAATTAGTGGCTAAATTTATACATCCCTTAATTCTAAAATCATCATAATTATCTTCTATTGATATTTTTAATACTTTAATATCAGATTTTAAAGATTTATGAAAATTATTAATTAAAAGATACATTTTAGATAGTAGTATA from Clostridium septicum includes these protein-coding regions:
- the recQ gene encoding DNA helicase RecQ, coding for MHTLIDILKKYFGYTSFREGQLEIISSILRGIDCFCIMPTGGGKSLCYQIPSVILSGITLVISPLISLMKDQVDSINDNGISAEYINSTQSMDEIKDILRRCYKNQVKLLYISPERLESEYFNKMLRKLNISQVAIDEAHCVSMWGHDFRKSYRGIAPFINSLNRRPIVTAFTATATEEVRKDVINLLELNNYYMYSGSFDRENLAISVYKEEDKAEFVKDFIREREEQAGIVYCVTRKEVDALYYYLKERGIEVAKYHGGLSDNEKNYYQEEFLRDNFQVMIATNAFGMGIDKSNVRYIIHFTLCKNIESYYQEIGRGGRDGEKTECILLYNRSDIRTLEYLIYTTIGNSRKEIEIKKLQKMVDFCETQECYRSFILNYFGEKKPLNYCSNCRNCLNNDDLRDLTIEAQMILSCVYRTREQYGISVLIDILRGFKGPKIIQYRLDRLTTYGIMKDYNSKFIRDLINTLIELGYVQLKEGTYSMLKLNSNSMKVLKSKEKVICRLVEENEEKIVDKELFSKLRIWRKERAIRENIKPYIIFSDATLIELANKKPKDKDELLNIRGLGEKKFERYGEDVLGIIKNILRK
- a CDS encoding tetratricopeptide repeat-containing diguanylate cyclase, producing MGKIKGMKNKGNLVKLAVIIACILSLTTFINIKNAKFTSYENADSIKQALKLIEENKESTMYENRIIEHYDAIKNEVEVAISDEEKEKGYYALGYIEYINENYEESNEYLFKALNYRRGSKNKTKILIYNYIANNYLALGNLKESQRIFNIAEKMAIDNKHTDELIKIYRERAISLVNFRNGVNDGIELLKKSLDVKQDDISIAETNILLSKMYLLINNFHKSLKSDIKVLKISIEDNYDDFRIKGCINLATNYYLQEKYEDAINIYEKVLKEAEVLDLSDELTTLMYSSACYEELGMYDKAYAINDKILKKSSNIVGLNKKNILKGVYNSYANLNLKEGNIEVAEDYINKAKEIASYTESYIHNGLDLITDNIEIGIMYKKGTPYEEVLKAYKNLHERVSDIGINFRVYNLITKSVIEISKENNDEETAIEYLDKNVKAIDFKNKSNLNINTDYIISKIKNDSISKHLNKLRVGSSIMLLITGIFLVAFYIIYNKNRKINILNSELETLSLTDELTGLANKRFLFQELEYMINGKSITFIMLDVDCFKEYNDNYGHIEGDKVLKQVADIIRAVFHDEITCRFGGEEFSIISKEPKDNVIEKIKELMEKLNDLNIKHSYSKVSDRITISVGIESSTLHSKDEIMSLLKATDEKLYVSKKCGRNTYTY